A single window of Balaenoptera acutorostrata chromosome X, mBalAcu1.1, whole genome shotgun sequence DNA harbors:
- the VMA21 gene encoding vacuolar ATPase assembly integral membrane protein VMA21 isoform X1 yields MLRGKSRLNVEWLGYSPGLLLERRPLVAGRTPRSPGRNESSLASTLKTLLFFTALMITVPIGLYFTTKSYVFEGAFGMSNRDSYFYAAIVAVVAVHVVLALFVYVAWNEGSRQWREGKQD; encoded by the exons ATGCTGCGAGGCAAGTCCCGGCTCAACGTGGAGTGGCTGGGGTACTCGCCCGGCCTGCTCCTGGAGCGCAGGCCTCTCGTGGCAGGGCGCACGCCCCGCAGCCCCGGCCG AAATGAAAGTTCATTAGCATCCACTCTGAAGACGCTCCTGTTCTTCACAGCTTTAATGATCACTGTACCTATTGGGTTATATTTCACGACTAAATCTTATGTTTTTGAAG GCGCCTTTGGGATGTCCAATAGGGACAGCTATTTTTATGCTGCTATTGTTGCAGTGGTCGCCGTCCACGTGGTGCTGGCCCTCTTTGTTTATGTGGCCTGGAATGAAGGCTCACGGCAGTGGCGTGAAGGCAAACAGGATTAA
- the VMA21 gene encoding vacuolar ATPase assembly integral membrane protein VMA21 isoform X2, translated as MERFDKAALNAVQPCDFRNESSLASTLKTLLFFTALMITVPIGLYFTTKSYVFEGAFGMSNRDSYFYAAIVAVVAVHVVLALFVYVAWNEGSRQWREGKQD; from the exons ATGGAGCGTTTTGATAAAGCGGCGCTGAACGCGGTGCAGCCGTGCGACTTCAG AAATGAAAGTTCATTAGCATCCACTCTGAAGACGCTCCTGTTCTTCACAGCTTTAATGATCACTGTACCTATTGGGTTATATTTCACGACTAAATCTTATGTTTTTGAAG GCGCCTTTGGGATGTCCAATAGGGACAGCTATTTTTATGCTGCTATTGTTGCAGTGGTCGCCGTCCACGTGGTGCTGGCCCTCTTTGTTTATGTGGCCTGGAATGAAGGCTCACGGCAGTGGCGTGAAGGCAAACAGGATTAA